GCCTGGTTTGGCCATCATCGGTCCTACGTGCCCGATCGTTGGCGAAGTCACGGCTGTGGTATATTGCCATACGGCCGTACCGCCCGCAGCGAGCGTAAAGTTGGAAGCTGCTCCGCCTGTGCCAACAGTCAAGCTGTTGCCGTTCAGAAGTCCGCCCAGCACGTCGGCATAGCTGCCGGCAGGCAATGAAGTCGCTAATCCCGTAATGGAAGCCGGCGTATTCACGTTGCGGTTTACAGCGATAAGCGCCACGTTGCTGCCGAATTTGCGTTCATAGATCAGCACATCATTGTTGATCCAGCGCTCTTGGGTCGTTCCATAGGCGATGGCCGGATTGGATTTGCGTAGTGGCGCCAGCTTTTTAATTACTTGGTAAGCGGTCGTCGTCGTAGAGAAAGAAGGAATTCTTGCCCGGTTGTCAGGGTCGTTGCCGCCGGACATGTATTGCTCGGTTCCGTAATAGATGGCCGGCACGCCGCGGGAAGTGAGCGTGAAGGCCAGCGCTTGCTCCAGCTTACGGCGGTTCGCGCTGTTATTGTGGAAGCGTTCCATGTCATGGTTATCGATGAACGTAACCTGATCCTCCACCTGCGCGTAATCGGTTGCCGAGCCCTCTAACATGGACTTCAGACCGTACATATTGTCGGTGTTGTCCCTGAATACCTGGCGTACCTTCTGAGCGAAACGGAAGTCCAGCAGGCTCATGCCGGATTCGTTGGCGAACTTATGGTTCTCTGCACTTACTTCGTTCACGCCGAGGAACCATTCACCGAAGGTGAAGACCGGCTTGTAGTTGTTGACGGTAGCCATGAAACTCTTCTGCCAGCCAAACGGCATATGTTTCACCGCGTCCATTCGAATGCCGTCAATGCCCAGATCGAGCCACATTTTGATGGCGTCCTTCAGGTAGGTATCCACGGTGCTGTTATTGTGATTCAGGTCGGCAAGGTCGTACAGGTTTTTGTAAATCCCGTTCTCTGTTGTTGAGAAATCGGTGCCTCCGTTATGATGAAACAAATTCTTTGTATCGCCCGTGTATCCGCCGAGCAGGGTGCCGTTGTTGTACAGCTTGCCGTTCTCCGCGAATGAAGGCTGGTCCGAGGAAGCGGGAGAGGTGTGGTTCGGTGCGAAGTCGATGATGACTTTGATGTTCTTGGCATGAGCGGCTGCGATGAGATTCTGGAAATCGGCGATCGTGCCGTAAGCCGGGTTCGTTTTCTTGAAATCTCTGGCCCAATAGCCGTGATAAGCGGTATTGTTCACGCCGGAATAGTTGATGACGCTGTAGATGTTCTCGACAGGCTGGGAGATCCAAATGGCGGTAACGCCCATGCCGGTCAGGTAGCCGTCGTTGATTTTGTTAATGATCCCTTGCCAGTCACCGCCGCAGTATAGCCTCAGATTGGTACAGGTACCGTCAAAGGCAGGTCCGGTCGGGTTGTTGGCCGCATTGCCGTCGGAGAAACGGTCCGTAAAGATTTGATAAATGACATCGGTGCTGAAATTTTGTTTATTGGACACCGAAGTATCCGGGGCCGCATGAGCAGGGCCGAGAAGGCTCAAGGCCAGGGACAAGCTAAGGGCAAGAGAAGTTGTCAGTTTGTAAAACTTTTTCATCGTAATTCCTCCTATGTAGCTGATATAGAGAAGGCTGGTTTTACTAGCTTATCGGCTGCTTGAGTTTCACCTCCCATACTAAATCGGGCAACAAAAAACCCCGGAATCTCCTGTAGAGAAACCGGGGTTGTTCCATACCGGGTGTGCGGTGACGGAATGCATGGCCCTTAAATTATGCGAGTGTTTGATTTCAACATTATTGTAAATGGAAGCGTATTCAAGTGTCAATATGTTATATCCAAATAAAAGGGAAATTTAAGTGGGAAGCGATGAAATTAAATTTTATAATAATTAATTAATATTGAAACAAAATTTTACAGATCATATAATAGGTTTAGGAAACGTTTACATTTTCAAAGGTGCTGTGGAGTTAAATGATGTGTCTGTTATTTAGTATTCCAAACTTAAGGACTTGCAGCAAAGGAGGGAAGATGGGATGGCGAGCAGCGCGGAAGCCGGTGCAGAGCAGCTGGGCTTGGGAATCAAGGGAGTGAAGGCGGCGTGCACCGCCATTGAACGCGAAATAGCCGCGGGTACGACGCCGGGTGCCGTGTTGGGTGTCATGCATAAAGGCAAGCAGTGGTTTTATAGTGCCGGTTATGCCAACCCCAGACCAAAGCAGGGTCAGCCTGTGCCGGTCAGCAGGGATACGTTATACGATTGTGCGTCTTTAACGAAGGTGGTGGTTACACTCCCGTTGATTCTGCAATTGATCGATGAGGGAGTCTTGACCTTAAGCACAAAAGTGAGTAACATTCTGCCTCCATTCGGAACGGCCGGTAAAGAAGAGCTTACGGTAGGACAGCTGCTCACGCATACCTCCGGGCTCCAGGCGGACATGAACCTGCATTCGCAGGGCTGGGGTAGGGAGCAGATGTGGGATGCCGTTCTTTCCGCACCGCTCGTGACCAAGCCGGATACCGAAGTGATTTACAGTGATCTGGGATATTTGGCGCTTGGCTGCATGATTGACAAGGTCCTGGGAATGTCTTTAGAGCAGGCAGTAAAGCAACGGGTGTTGGATCCGCTCGGCATGCGTCATGCGACGCTGACTCCTGCGCCGGAACAGGCCGGCCGCTATGCAGCAACGGAGTATGAGGATACCATCCAGGATCATCTATGCGGAATTGTGCATGACGAGAAGGCACGGGCCTTGGGTGGTGTATGCGGTCATGCCGGCCTGTTTGCGACCGCAGGCGATCTGCTGCAATACGCCCGAATGTGGCTGGCACAAGGGGCGATCCCGGCAACGGTGAGGCCAGAGACAGGAGGCGGCGAATTCCGCGTCTTATCTAGGGCGGCGGCGATTACGGCTACTCGTACCCATACGGGGCATATTCATGGCTCCAACCGTGGCTTGGGGTGGGTACTGAAAGGGGATAAGATGGACGCTTCGGGTGATTGGATGGGTCCGGGCTGTTACGGACATACCGGATTTACCGGAACCAGCATGTGGATCGATCCCGAGCTGGATCTCGCGGTCGTACTGCTGACAAACCGCGTATACGGAGGACGGAGCAGCAGCGTGGCCCAGCTTCGGGCCCAAGTCCACAACGCATTGACGGGAGCCGTGACATGGTGAGATGGGAATGAGTCGTGTTCGATTCGGCATCGTTTCGCGGCAATGGAAGCGAATCCAAGCAAATCTGAAGCATTACGACAATAAGGAGGGAATATGCAATGACGAGTTTAGCCTACAGGGCTTACCGGCCTGGAGACGAAGACGCTATCACTACCCTGTGGAATGCCTGTCTACCGGGAGATCCCATGACTCGGCTTCGCTTTCGGAACTTGGTGCTGCTTGATCCGAACTTTGATCCGCAAGGACTGCGGATTGCGGAGCAGGAGGGCCGCTTGGTAGGCGTACTGTATGCGGTACGCCGGAGGCTGCCGATGATCGGAACCGAACTGGAGCCGGATCGCGGGTGGATCACCTTCTTTTATACCGATCCATCGGTTCGGAGACAGGGGGTGGCATCGCGGCTGCTGCAGGACGGCGAAGACTATCTTCGCGATCATGGACGCAGCAAAGTCTTTTTCTCCTCGTATGCCCCGAATTATATCGTTCCTGGAATCGATGGCGAGCGCTATCCGGAGGGCTTGGCGTGGCTTGCGGCAAGCGGCTTTACCCGCAATTATACGGCGGTTGCGATGGATCGCTCCCTGGTCGATTTTCGTATGCCGCCGGAGGTTGCGGAATTAAAGCGGCAGCGTGAGCAAGAAGGCTTCACCTTCATGCTGGCTCAGGACAGCGATTTGGTGGAGCTGATCGATTTTGCGACGGACGTGTTTAACCCGGATTGGGGCCGGGCGATTCGCGATGGATTGCTGCAGCGATTAACAACAGATCAGATCCTGATCGCGCGCGATCAAGGAAAGCTGGTGGGATTCTGCCTGCATAACGGATATGAAGGCGTGGCTGAACGATTTGGTCCGTTTGGCGTGGACCCGTCGATGCAAGGGAAGGGGTTGGGGAAAATTCTGTTATATGATTGCCTCGCCCTCATGCGGGCGCAGGGGCTGCATGGAGCCTGGTTCCTCTGGACGGGCGAACAAAGCCCGGCAGGGCATCTGTACCGCAAGGCCGGATTTCATGTGACGCGTCGGTTCGATATTATGAGCAAAATGCTTCAATAGACTCTACTATTTTCCATACAAAGGGGAGATCCGATTTGACGGAAGCAAAGCAGCATCATATTTTGGCGATTGGCGGACATGCGGGCGATATGGATCTTACGGCGGGCGCCGTGATCGCCAAATACACACAAGCTGGCCACAAAGCAACGTTTCTTCACTTAACGCCAGGGGAGAAAGGACACCCCCGTCTGA
This Paenibacillus sp. JZ16 DNA region includes the following protein-coding sequences:
- a CDS encoding serine hydrolase domain-containing protein, which produces MASSAEAGAEQLGLGIKGVKAACTAIEREIAAGTTPGAVLGVMHKGKQWFYSAGYANPRPKQGQPVPVSRDTLYDCASLTKVVVTLPLILQLIDEGVLTLSTKVSNILPPFGTAGKEELTVGQLLTHTSGLQADMNLHSQGWGREQMWDAVLSAPLVTKPDTEVIYSDLGYLALGCMIDKVLGMSLEQAVKQRVLDPLGMRHATLTPAPEQAGRYAATEYEDTIQDHLCGIVHDEKARALGGVCGHAGLFATAGDLLQYARMWLAQGAIPATVRPETGGGEFRVLSRAAAITATRTHTGHIHGSNRGLGWVLKGDKMDASGDWMGPGCYGHTGFTGTSMWIDPELDLAVVLLTNRVYGGRSSSVAQLRAQVHNALTGAVTW
- a CDS encoding alpha-amylase family glycosyl hydrolase, whose translation is MKKFYKLTTSLALSLSLALSLLGPAHAAPDTSVSNKQNFSTDVIYQIFTDRFSDGNAANNPTGPAFDGTCTNLRLYCGGDWQGIINKINDGYLTGMGVTAIWISQPVENIYSVINYSGVNNTAYHGYWARDFKKTNPAYGTIADFQNLIAAAHAKNIKVIIDFAPNHTSPASSDQPSFAENGKLYNNGTLLGGYTGDTKNLFHHNGGTDFSTTENGIYKNLYDLADLNHNNSTVDTYLKDAIKMWLDLGIDGIRMDAVKHMPFGWQKSFMATVNNYKPVFTFGEWFLGVNEVSAENHKFANESGMSLLDFRFAQKVRQVFRDNTDNMYGLKSMLEGSATDYAQVEDQVTFIDNHDMERFHNNSANRRKLEQALAFTLTSRGVPAIYYGTEQYMSGGNDPDNRARIPSFSTTTTAYQVIKKLAPLRKSNPAIAYGTTQERWINNDVLIYERKFGSNVALIAVNRNVNTPASITGLATSLPAGSYADVLGGLLNGNSLTVGTGGAASNFTLAAGGTAVWQYTTAVTSPTIGHVGPMMAKPGATITIDGRGFGATKGTVYFGSTAVTGANITAWEDTQIKVKIPAVAGGVYNIKVANSAGTSSNVHDNFEVLTGDQVSVRFVVNNATTALGQNVYLAGSVSELGNWDPAKAIGPLYNQVIYQYPTWYYDVSVPAGKTIEFKFLKKQGSTVTWEGGSNHTFTAPTSGTATINVNWQP
- a CDS encoding GNAT family N-acetyltransferase gives rise to the protein MTSLAYRAYRPGDEDAITTLWNACLPGDPMTRLRFRNLVLLDPNFDPQGLRIAEQEGRLVGVLYAVRRRLPMIGTELEPDRGWITFFYTDPSVRRQGVASRLLQDGEDYLRDHGRSKVFFSSYAPNYIVPGIDGERYPEGLAWLAASGFTRNYTAVAMDRSLVDFRMPPEVAELKRQREQEGFTFMLAQDSDLVELIDFATDVFNPDWGRAIRDGLLQRLTTDQILIARDQGKLVGFCLHNGYEGVAERFGPFGVDPSMQGKGLGKILLYDCLALMRAQGLHGAWFLWTGEQSPAGHLYRKAGFHVTRRFDIMSKMLQ